The Hymenobacter sp. GOD-10R genome includes a window with the following:
- a CDS encoding gliding motility-associated C-terminal domain-containing protein codes for MFLSTLRGFILLILSSTVLLPAVAQPAKLASDNRTLEFVENKGQWDARARYVAELPAGRLFLGEAGFTYALVDAQALHDHNNTQAQSKQSTGMLRAHAYSVTFEGASPNTSLRGNEATTERRNYFLDADPSKWASEVRGFRTVSYADVYAGIGVHLYENEQQHLEYDFTVAPGARPSDIRLRYQGADRLKLQNGNLLIQTSVGKVQEQAPQAWQRIGEKRVPVSCAFVLKENVLSFKLGRYNAKYPLVIDPTVVFSTSTGSRADNWGYTATYDAQGNLYSGGIVFSMGFPTTNGAYDTSFSGNEDISIIKYNTTVSGTAARLYATYLGGNQADAPHSLVVNKQGELVIFGSTGSDNFPTTRNAYDRSFNGGPAVRPFPAPIREPDATPNYPKGADMFVAKLSANGSNLTGATLLGGNGTDGLHISSPLAAYNYGDEFRGDVITDDEGNIYLASTTTSSNFPTSNGFRTSYQGGGSDAVVCKLSPDLQQLIWGTYLGGSGYDGAYSIQLDASRNVYVCGGTNSSNFPTTSGSLHPTAQGGIDGFVACLSSAGNVLQRGTYIGTSAYDQAYFLQLDGSYDVYLLGQSKGAFPVTTGLYSVAGGRQFVQKLDNTLSKSLYSTTFGSGSTTLDLALTAFLVDDCERVYISGWGGGINYDRGSTTRLPITPDAIQRTTDGSDFYLAEFTPGMRDLEYGTFYGQAGVQEHVDGGTSRFDKRGVVYQAVCGGCGGISGFPVPPGANTYTRDNNSLNCNNASFKVDFGALTADPGPSRFVCTDAGPIRLGGSPAGGVWSGPGVSAIPGGGYQFTPSSSLLGRNTLTYVVATAGICFSTRTLRMTVVPVVAPTVPSVPPICRDAKPITLTASPAGGTYSGPGMSGNTFNPAQAGVGTHLIRYTLPDSVACGSITQTITVSAPPTVQVGRDTTLCADQTRAFRMLRASPAGGTWSGTGITADGMFTPPNTNNRGGIFTLSYTITQNGCAVAATRKIVIAPTSSSNVPLDIPVCEAAPQYTGLAPFNCQFAPVLTGGTYEWDFGDQTTSTEEAPLHRYEKPGTYQVKLTARYANCQVETRFAPVEVGDVFVPNIITPNNDGKNELFIPRFSCQPATLRIFTRWGSKVYETDNYRNDWHGGDLADGVYYYHLRDTEGRAVKGWLEVKRN; via the coding sequence ATGTTTCTTTCTACTCTTCGTGGCTTTATCTTATTGATTCTGAGTAGTACCGTGCTCCTGCCGGCGGTAGCGCAGCCTGCCAAACTGGCTTCGGACAACCGCACCCTGGAATTTGTGGAGAACAAGGGCCAATGGGACGCCCGCGCCCGCTACGTGGCCGAGCTGCCCGCAGGCCGCCTCTTTTTGGGGGAAGCTGGTTTCACGTACGCCCTCGTAGATGCGCAGGCGTTGCACGACCACAACAACACCCAGGCGCAGTCAAAACAAAGCACGGGTATGCTGCGGGCCCACGCCTACTCGGTTACGTTTGAAGGAGCGAGCCCCAATACGAGCCTACGCGGCAATGAGGCCACCACCGAGCGGCGCAACTACTTTCTGGACGCAGATCCGAGTAAGTGGGCTTCCGAGGTTAGGGGGTTTCGTACAGTCAGCTACGCCGATGTGTACGCGGGCATTGGCGTGCACCTTTACGAGAATGAGCAACAGCACCTCGAATATGACTTCACGGTAGCGCCCGGCGCTCGGCCCAGCGACATCCGTCTGCGCTACCAGGGTGCAGACCGCCTCAAGCTGCAAAATGGCAACCTACTTATTCAAACGTCGGTGGGCAAGGTGCAGGAGCAGGCTCCCCAAGCCTGGCAACGGATTGGCGAAAAACGCGTGCCCGTGTCGTGCGCTTTTGTATTGAAGGAGAACGTACTGAGCTTCAAGCTAGGCAGGTACAACGCGAAGTACCCTCTTGTCATCGACCCGACGGTGGTCTTCTCGACCAGCACCGGCTCCAGGGCCGACAACTGGGGCTATACGGCCACTTACGATGCCCAGGGCAACCTCTACTCGGGGGGCATTGTGTTCAGCATGGGCTTTCCTACCACCAATGGGGCGTATGATACCAGCTTCAGCGGCAACGAGGATATCAGCATCATCAAATACAACACAACCGTAAGCGGTACGGCAGCCCGCCTATATGCTACCTACCTAGGTGGTAATCAAGCTGACGCGCCTCATAGCTTGGTGGTGAATAAGCAAGGAGAGCTGGTTATTTTTGGCTCGACAGGCTCCGACAATTTCCCGACCACGCGCAATGCGTATGATCGTTCGTTCAATGGCGGGCCGGCGGTGCGTCCCTTTCCAGCACCTATTCGTGAGCCTGATGCGACGCCTAACTACCCAAAAGGGGCCGATATGTTTGTGGCCAAACTCAGCGCCAACGGCTCGAACTTGACGGGTGCTACCCTGCTCGGAGGCAACGGCACCGATGGCCTCCACATCAGCTCGCCCCTCGCGGCCTACAACTACGGCGACGAGTTTCGCGGCGATGTCATTACGGACGATGAGGGCAACATCTACCTAGCTTCTACTACCACGAGTAGCAACTTTCCCACCAGCAATGGCTTCCGTACCAGCTACCAAGGCGGAGGGTCCGATGCCGTCGTCTGCAAGCTTTCGCCTGACTTACAGCAGCTCATTTGGGGCACCTACCTAGGTGGCTCCGGCTACGACGGTGCCTACTCCATTCAGCTGGATGCCAGCCGCAACGTTTACGTGTGCGGTGGCACGAACAGCTCCAACTTTCCTACCACCAGCGGCAGCTTGCACCCTACTGCGCAAGGCGGCATCGATGGTTTTGTAGCCTGCCTAAGTAGCGCGGGCAACGTGTTGCAGCGAGGCACTTACATTGGCACCAGCGCCTACGATCAAGCGTACTTCCTGCAGTTGGATGGTAGCTATGATGTGTACTTGCTCGGCCAATCAAAAGGTGCTTTTCCTGTTACAACAGGCTTATATTCGGTTGCGGGAGGCCGACAGTTTGTGCAGAAACTTGATAATACGCTGTCCAAGAGTCTGTATTCGACTACCTTCGGCAGTGGCAGCACCACCCTCGACCTAGCCCTCACGGCCTTTTTGGTCGACGACTGCGAACGGGTGTATATCAGCGGCTGGGGCGGCGGAATCAATTACGACCGTGGCAGCACCACCAGATTGCCGATTACGCCCGACGCCATTCAGCGAACCACAGATGGCTCCGACTTCTATCTGGCAGAGTTTACACCGGGTATGCGGGATTTGGAGTACGGAACTTTCTACGGCCAAGCGGGCGTGCAGGAACACGTCGACGGTGGCACGTCGCGCTTCGACAAACGGGGTGTGGTGTACCAGGCGGTGTGTGGCGGCTGCGGTGGCATATCAGGTTTCCCGGTGCCCCCAGGCGCCAACACCTACACGCGCGACAACAACTCCTTAAACTGCAACAACGCCTCTTTCAAGGTTGACTTTGGGGCGCTCACCGCCGATCCTGGCCCGAGCCGTTTCGTTTGCACCGATGCCGGCCCGATCCGCCTAGGTGGCAGTCCGGCGGGAGGCGTTTGGAGTGGGCCTGGGGTGTCAGCCATTCCGGGTGGTGGCTATCAGTTCACGCCTTCCTCGTCGCTGCTTGGGCGCAATACACTCACGTATGTAGTAGCTACCGCGGGCATCTGCTTTAGCACCCGAACGCTACGAATGACCGTGGTACCGGTCGTTGCGCCAACGGTACCCAGTGTGCCCCCTATTTGCCGCGACGCCAAGCCAATTACCCTCACTGCTAGTCCGGCAGGCGGAACGTACAGCGGCCCGGGCATGAGCGGCAACACCTTCAACCCTGCGCAAGCCGGTGTGGGCACGCACCTGATTCGCTATACCCTACCCGACTCAGTAGCCTGCGGGAGCATTACGCAGACGATTACCGTCAGCGCACCGCCTACTGTGCAAGTTGGGCGCGACACCACCTTATGCGCCGACCAGACCCGCGCGTTTCGTATGCTGCGTGCTAGCCCCGCCGGCGGCACTTGGAGCGGTACGGGCATAACGGCTGATGGTATGTTTACGCCACCCAACACGAATAATAGAGGCGGCATCTTTACGCTGAGCTATACCATTACCCAGAACGGCTGCGCCGTAGCCGCCACTCGCAAAATAGTGATTGCGCCCACTTCTAGCAGCAATGTTCCGCTCGATATACCTGTTTGCGAGGCAGCTCCCCAGTATACGGGCCTAGCTCCTTTTAACTGCCAATTCGCACCTGTGCTAACGGGCGGCACCTACGAGTGGGATTTCGGGGACCAAACCACTTCGACGGAAGAAGCACCCTTGCACCGTTACGAAAAGCCGGGTACTTACCAGGTGAAACTCACCGCACGCTACGCTAATTGTCAGGTAGAAACGCGCTTCGCGCCGGTGGAGGTGGGAGATGTGTTTGTGCCAAACATCATCACGCCCAACAACGACGGCAAAAACGAGCTATTCATTCCACGTTTTAGCTGCCAGCCAGCTACGCTGCGCATCTTCACGCGCTGGGGAAGTAAGGTGTACGAAACCGACAACTACCGCAACGACTGGCACGGCGGCGACCTAGCCGATGGCGTGTATTACTATCATTTGCGCGATACAGAAGGACGAGCGGTGAAGGGCTGGCTAGAGGTAAAACGCAATTAA
- a CDS encoding endonuclease/exonuclease/phosphatase family protein, whose protein sequence is MVLWLVLAIACVQIPPHTFWPAAFGALTLPVALALNLAFLAYWLLRRWVVALLPLVVTVLTWPHLQRGLALHPWRNVEATSTPDRQVRVLSANVRIFNVYPQLRDPDLGSSRKFVQWLAESPADIICLQEFYNEPRSARSRDGNVFRTEQQIGRDAKRHAFVSKSLTNSAGAEFGIAIFSRYPILRRGTISFGKLTQNHAMFADLRLPSGDTIRVYNFHLQSMSMEEKDIVQSYSSKAGFEQKSRGLLRRFKRGMMARSVQIDTLVRRFEQCRYPMLLCADLNDLPYSYSYDQLADHFQNAWATVGTGIGSTYNGRLPFLRIDNQFASRRWTVEDFQVHYEIPYSDHFPTTATYDLKAKNEAD, encoded by the coding sequence GTGGTGCTGTGGCTAGTGCTAGCCATTGCCTGCGTGCAGATTCCGCCGCATACCTTCTGGCCTGCTGCTTTCGGTGCTCTCACGTTGCCCGTAGCGCTAGCCTTGAACCTAGCTTTCCTGGCTTACTGGCTGCTCCGACGCTGGGTGGTAGCGCTATTGCCGTTGGTGGTGACGGTGCTCACGTGGCCGCACTTGCAGCGAGGCCTAGCGTTGCATCCGTGGCGCAACGTGGAAGCTACCAGCACGCCCGACCGTCAGGTGCGGGTGCTAAGTGCCAACGTACGCATCTTCAATGTGTACCCGCAGCTGCGCGACCCTGACCTAGGTTCGTCGCGTAAGTTTGTGCAGTGGCTGGCCGAAAGTCCCGCCGACATTATTTGCTTGCAGGAGTTCTACAATGAGCCCCGCAGTGCGCGCAGCCGCGACGGCAACGTGTTTCGTACGGAGCAGCAGATCGGGCGCGATGCCAAGCGCCATGCCTTTGTGTCGAAGAGCCTCACCAATAGCGCTGGCGCCGAGTTCGGCATTGCTATCTTCTCGCGCTATCCTATCCTGCGGCGTGGCACGATTTCCTTCGGCAAGCTGACGCAGAACCACGCCATGTTTGCCGACCTGCGTCTGCCCAGCGGCGACACCATTCGGGTGTACAACTTTCACCTGCAAAGCATGAGCATGGAGGAAAAAGACATCGTGCAGAGCTACTCTAGCAAGGCGGGCTTCGAGCAAAAAAGCCGGGGTTTGCTACGCCGTTTTAAGCGTGGCATGATGGCGCGCAGCGTGCAAATCGATACGCTCGTTCGCCGCTTCGAGCAGTGCCGCTACCCCATGCTGCTCTGTGCCGACCTTAACGACTTGCCCTACAGCTACAGCTACGACCAGCTAGCCGACCACTTCCAGAATGCCTGGGCTACGGTAGGCACTGGCATTGGTAGCACTTACAACGGCCGGCTCCCTTTCCTGCGCATCGACAATCAATTTGCGAGCCGGCGCTGGACAGTTGAGGATTTCCAGGTGCATTACGAAATCCCGTACTCCGACCACTTCCCTACTACGGCCACTTACGATCTAAAAGCGAAGAACGAAGCCGATTAA
- the cysS gene encoding cysteine--tRNA ligase, which yields MQHALSLYNTLTRRKEAFEPLHSPFVGVYLCGPTVYNDAHLGNARGPVVFDVLVRYLRHLGYTVRYVRNITDVGHLENDADEGEDKISKRARAAQLEPMQVAEYYANRYHNHMEALGCLPPDIEPRASGHITEQIGMIEEIIANGFAYEANGSVYFDVPRYNEQHSYGKLSNRNIEELLAGTRDNLAGQDEKRSPLDFALWKKASESHLMRWPSPWSEGFPGWHLECSAMSRKYLGQTFDIHGGGLDLMFPHHECEIAQSQASHSHSDEARVWMHNNMITVNGQKMSKSLGNFITFNDLFKGGAAALSQPYSPMTVRFFLLQAQYRSPIDVSDDALQAARKGYRKLMNGLRLLDKLQLPEGTERAADTEKTDAELRKLVADCFAGLNDDLNTARAVASLFNLLRKFNGFGANLATLANVSEAALAEAIGAYRSLVTDILGLVDEPRANAEDLLSLTLAFYQEAKATKSYDKVDQIRAALKEQGIVVKDTKAGVDWAYSEE from the coding sequence ATGCAGCACGCGCTTTCGCTTTATAATACCCTGACTCGCCGCAAGGAGGCGTTTGAACCGCTTCACTCGCCATTCGTGGGAGTCTACCTCTGCGGTCCGACTGTGTACAACGACGCCCACCTGGGCAATGCCCGTGGTCCGGTCGTGTTCGACGTGCTGGTGCGCTACTTGCGCCACCTAGGCTATACCGTGCGCTACGTGCGCAACATCACCGACGTCGGCCACTTGGAAAACGACGCCGATGAAGGCGAAGACAAAATCTCGAAGCGGGCCCGCGCCGCTCAGCTAGAGCCCATGCAGGTGGCCGAGTATTACGCCAACCGCTACCACAACCACATGGAAGCGCTGGGCTGCTTGCCACCCGATATTGAGCCCCGCGCCAGCGGCCACATCACCGAGCAGATCGGCATGATCGAAGAGATTATTGCCAACGGCTTTGCTTACGAAGCCAATGGTTCGGTGTACTTCGATGTGCCGCGCTACAACGAGCAGCACAGCTACGGCAAGCTATCCAATCGGAACATTGAAGAGCTGCTCGCCGGTACCCGCGACAACCTAGCCGGTCAGGATGAAAAACGCTCGCCGCTGGACTTCGCGCTCTGGAAAAAAGCCTCGGAGTCGCACCTGATGCGCTGGCCTTCGCCGTGGAGCGAGGGCTTCCCCGGCTGGCACCTCGAGTGCTCGGCCATGAGCCGCAAGTACCTAGGTCAGACCTTCGACATTCACGGTGGTGGCCTCGACCTCATGTTTCCACACCACGAGTGCGAAATTGCGCAGAGCCAAGCCAGCCATAGTCATTCCGACGAAGCCCGCGTATGGATGCATAACAACATGATTACGGTGAACGGGCAGAAGATGAGCAAGTCGCTCGGCAACTTCATCACCTTCAACGACCTGTTCAAAGGCGGCGCGGCGGCCCTCTCGCAGCCCTACTCGCCCATGACGGTGCGCTTCTTTCTGCTGCAAGCCCAGTACCGCAGCCCCATCGACGTGAGCGATGACGCCTTGCAAGCGGCTCGTAAAGGCTACCGCAAGCTTATGAACGGCCTGCGCTTACTCGACAAGCTCCAACTGCCCGAAGGCACCGAGCGCGCCGCCGATACCGAGAAGACCGACGCCGAGCTGCGTAAGCTTGTCGCCGATTGCTTTGCCGGCTTGAACGACGACCTGAACACAGCCCGTGCGGTAGCTAGCCTCTTCAACTTGCTGCGCAAGTTCAACGGCTTCGGCGCAAACCTAGCTACGCTGGCTAATGTCAGTGAGGCTGCTTTGGCAGAAGCTATCGGGGCTTACCGTTCCCTAGTGACCGACATTCTGGGGTTAGTAGATGAGCCGCGCGCCAATGCCGAAGATTTACTGAGCCTCACACTCGCCTTCTACCAAGAGGCCAAAGCCACTAAGTCCTACGACAAAGTCGACCAAATTCGGGCGGCACTGAAGGAGCAAGGTATTGTGGTGAAGGATACGAAGGCGGGCGTTGATTGGGCGTACAGCGAGGAGTAA
- a CDS encoding M28 family peptidase: protein MSKSSWLAPALALLLLATGCNRDKPATTDTVDTEEAKVPAAPGFNADSAYAYTAKQVAFGPRVPNSKAHIATGDWIVQKFKTLGLTVKEQPFEAMAFDGKMLRSRNIIAQFQPEAARRVAVFTHWDTRPFADKDDQHKNAPLDGASDGASGVGIALEMARVLAAQPDSSKPSVGIDFILFDSEDYGYDSSTQGELKNQLQAQEEQGKSSWCLGSQYWAQHLLPANYKPEYGILLDMVGAKNAKFSREQLSVEKARDVVDKTWNTAAQIGYSDYFLFQDSPGITDDHVFTNQAGVRTIDIIDHLPVGDEYFPAYHHTTQDNMSIIDKRTLKAVGQTVLQTIYAG, encoded by the coding sequence ATGAGCAAATCGTCTTGGCTAGCCCCCGCGCTGGCTCTTCTGCTGCTAGCCACCGGCTGTAACCGCGACAAACCCGCCACCACCGACACGGTAGATACGGAGGAAGCGAAAGTGCCCGCCGCTCCAGGCTTCAACGCTGATTCGGCCTACGCCTACACCGCCAAGCAAGTCGCCTTCGGACCCCGCGTGCCCAACTCCAAGGCCCACATAGCCACCGGCGACTGGATTGTGCAGAAGTTTAAGACCCTAGGTCTGACGGTGAAAGAGCAGCCCTTCGAGGCTATGGCGTTTGATGGCAAGATGCTGCGCTCCCGCAACATTATTGCGCAGTTTCAGCCCGAAGCGGCCCGCCGCGTGGCCGTCTTCACGCACTGGGACACGCGCCCTTTCGCCGACAAAGATGATCAGCACAAGAATGCACCTCTCGACGGTGCCAGCGACGGCGCCAGCGGCGTAGGTATTGCCTTAGAAATGGCTCGTGTGCTGGCCGCCCAGCCGGATAGCAGCAAGCCAAGTGTTGGTATTGACTTTATCCTCTTCGACTCCGAGGACTACGGCTACGACAGCAGCACCCAAGGCGAGCTGAAAAATCAATTGCAAGCGCAGGAAGAACAAGGCAAATCGAGCTGGTGCCTAGGTTCGCAGTACTGGGCGCAGCACCTGCTGCCCGCCAACTACAAGCCCGAGTACGGCATCTTGCTAGATATGGTGGGTGCCAAAAACGCCAAGTTCAGCCGCGAGCAGCTCTCTGTGGAAAAGGCCCGCGACGTTGTGGATAAAACGTGGAATACGGCCGCCCAAATCGGCTACTCCGATTATTTCCTCTTCCAGGATAGCCCCGGCATCACCGACGACCACGTCTTCACGAACCAAGCTGGTGTTCGCACCATCGACATCATCGACCACCTACCCGTTGGGGATGAGTACTTCCCCGCGTATCACCACACCACGCAGGATAACATGAGCATCATCGACAAGCGCACGCTTAAGGCGGTAGGGCAAACGGTGTTGCAGACGATTTATGCCGGATAA
- a CDS encoding MutS-related protein: MVRVDDLRVSTDVLSLFNFTHNAEAERTLLAFLQKVPSLVEAVVERQQVIKGFLANWDVLANFSYQKIQFMEVHAFLNGVSDGRIPLETNQLKASLKLLLSEEERYAMRAKYVQTLLFLHRLWQHYFVGLSMKEFPVSFQQQLLVLLRFMERFSLEANATAIQEDNFTAARMVQFARVLQAISFAEMKAFWEAFYDFEVYWSLAKGVRKHELVFPNFQKGTFQLQEFYHPLIQNPIKNTLELQAGENVFLLTGPNMSGKSTLLKAVGLCVYLAHIGLGVPAVACTMPFFKTIVVTINLSDNLQDGYSHFMAEIQNLKAVLLATRDTDQTFAIFDELFRGTNVDDALAISQATISGLQAFPQSFFFISTHLLQLKQQREAQAFVKEYYIDCTLSEGMPTFSYKLQLGWSELKIGKLLFEKEGLNELLRTRQNELRRHIS, encoded by the coding sequence ATGGTGCGCGTCGACGATTTGCGAGTGTCAACCGACGTATTGTCGTTGTTCAACTTCACGCACAATGCCGAAGCGGAAAGAACCCTATTGGCGTTCCTGCAAAAGGTGCCTAGCTTGGTAGAAGCCGTCGTAGAGCGGCAACAGGTGATTAAGGGTTTTCTGGCAAATTGGGACGTGCTGGCCAATTTCTCTTACCAGAAAATCCAGTTTATGGAAGTGCACGCCTTCCTCAACGGAGTGAGTGATGGCCGTATTCCACTTGAAACCAACCAGCTAAAGGCGTCGCTAAAGCTATTGCTTTCTGAGGAAGAGCGGTATGCCATGCGAGCCAAGTACGTGCAAACCTTGCTTTTCCTGCACCGGCTCTGGCAGCATTACTTTGTCGGATTGTCGATGAAGGAGTTTCCGGTGAGCTTTCAACAGCAACTGCTGGTGTTGCTCCGTTTTATGGAGCGGTTTAGCCTAGAGGCAAATGCTACGGCAATCCAGGAGGATAATTTTACGGCTGCCCGAATGGTGCAGTTTGCCCGCGTCTTGCAAGCCATCAGCTTCGCAGAAATGAAGGCGTTTTGGGAGGCGTTTTACGACTTTGAAGTCTATTGGTCGTTGGCGAAAGGAGTACGGAAGCACGAGTTGGTCTTTCCCAACTTTCAGAAGGGTACTTTTCAGTTACAGGAGTTCTACCACCCGTTGATTCAAAACCCAATTAAAAATACGCTGGAGCTACAAGCCGGTGAGAACGTATTTCTGCTAACCGGTCCTAATATGTCGGGCAAGTCGACCTTGCTCAAGGCGGTGGGTTTGTGCGTGTATCTGGCGCATATTGGGCTAGGTGTACCGGCCGTGGCTTGCACGATGCCCTTCTTCAAAACCATTGTCGTTACCATCAATCTCAGCGACAACCTTCAGGATGGGTACAGTCACTTTATGGCTGAAATTCAGAACTTGAAAGCCGTGCTGCTGGCTACCCGTGATACGGACCAAACCTTCGCTATCTTCGACGAACTGTTTCGCGGCACCAACGTGGACGATGCGCTAGCCATTAGCCAGGCTACTATTAGTGGCTTGCAAGCTTTCCCGCAGTCGTTCTTCTTTATCTCAACGCACTTGCTTCAGCTGAAGCAGCAGCGGGAAGCGCAAGCGTTCGTCAAGGAGTATTACATTGACTGCACGTTGAGCGAAGGCATGCCGACTTTCTCCTACAAGCTCCAGCTAGGCTGGTCGGAGTTGAAGATTGGAAAGCTGCTCTTTGAGAAAGAAGGCTTAAATGAGCTACTCAGGACGCGTCAGAACGAATTACGGCGTCACATAAGCTAG
- a CDS encoding LD-carboxypeptidase: MPTTPPSLRPGDRVAIVCPARKVSHAEVAASVSILTSWGLEVVLGDTVTAEYHQFAGSDELRRADFQRMLDAPDIRAILCARGGYGTSRIIDQLDFSRFAENPKWIAGFSDVTVLNCHLLALGHESIHGVMPLLFDQIGGEESLESLRRVLFREEVSYAAPAHPLNRLGTATGELVGGNLSLLQNLSSTRSDCSTAGRILFLEDIDEYLYNIDRMMVHLDRTGKLQNLAGLIVGHFTDPHDNTIPFGQTSYEIIQTYASKYKFPVAYGFPVGHEPQNMALVCGRMAQLTVGAAGTNLAYVTP; encoded by the coding sequence ATGCCTACCACTCCTCCCTCCTTACGTCCCGGCGACCGGGTTGCCATTGTTTGCCCCGCCCGCAAAGTGTCGCACGCCGAAGTAGCAGCATCGGTTTCTATTCTCACCAGTTGGGGGCTGGAAGTAGTGCTAGGTGATACGGTAACGGCCGAGTACCACCAGTTCGCTGGTAGCGATGAGTTGCGACGCGCCGACTTCCAGCGCATGCTCGACGCGCCCGACATTCGGGCTATCTTGTGCGCCCGCGGCGGCTACGGCACCTCCCGTATTATCGACCAACTGGACTTCTCTCGCTTCGCCGAAAACCCGAAGTGGATCGCCGGCTTCAGCGACGTGACGGTGCTCAACTGCCACTTGCTAGCCCTAGGTCACGAAAGCATCCATGGTGTGATGCCGCTGCTTTTCGACCAAATAGGTGGCGAAGAATCGTTGGAGAGTTTGCGGCGCGTATTGTTTAGGGAGGAAGTAAGTTATGCAGCACCAGCGCACCCACTCAATCGCCTAGGTACCGCTACGGGTGAGCTAGTAGGTGGCAACTTGAGCTTGCTCCAAAACCTCAGCAGCACGCGCTCCGACTGCTCCACTGCCGGCCGCATTCTGTTCCTAGAAGATATTGACGAGTACCTCTACAACATCGACCGGATGATGGTGCACCTCGACCGCACTGGCAAGCTTCAAAACCTAGCGGGCTTGATCGTGGGCCACTTCACTGACCCGCACGACAACACGATTCCGTTCGGTCAAACGTCCTACGAAATCATTCAAACTTACGCTAGCAAGTACAAATTCCCGGTAGCGTACGGCTTTCCCGTTGGTCATGAGCCGCAGAATATGGCGCTGGTGTGCGGCCGTATGGCGCAGCTGACGGTGGGAGCAGCAGGTACTAACCTAGCTTATGTGACGCCGTAA
- the metX gene encoding homoserine O-acetyltransferase MetX, producing the protein MTESQLFNLPTPLQLESGATLSAVQVAYHTYGTLNAAQNNVVWVCHALTANADVLAWWPGLFGPGYLFDPADYFIICANVIGSCYGSTGPLTPVSEGSEPLYHVFPLVTIRDMVAAHDQLRQHLGFTKIHTLIGGSLGGQQALEWAIQQPTIFENLVVLATNAQHSPWGIAFNESQRLAIQADQTYYSATPEGGQRGLKAARAMALLSYRSYEAYGTTQAEVEGEKLDHFRASSYQQYQGDKLVARFNAYTYVTLSRAMDAHNVGRGRGGLAAALRHIQARTLVIGITSDVLFPPAEQQLLARHIPTAQYVEMESHFGHDGFLIETVQITRFLERFYARKLAHS; encoded by the coding sequence ATGACCGAGAGCCAGCTTTTTAATCTTCCTACACCTTTACAGCTCGAAAGCGGGGCCACGCTATCAGCTGTGCAGGTTGCTTACCACACCTACGGAACGCTCAATGCGGCCCAGAATAATGTGGTCTGGGTGTGCCATGCCCTTACCGCTAACGCCGATGTATTGGCGTGGTGGCCCGGTTTATTCGGTCCAGGCTACTTGTTTGATCCGGCCGACTATTTCATTATTTGTGCTAACGTAATCGGTTCGTGCTACGGTTCTACAGGGCCGCTTACGCCTGTTTCGGAGGGTAGCGAACCGCTATATCATGTGTTTCCGCTGGTGACCATCCGCGACATGGTAGCCGCGCACGACCAGCTCCGACAGCACCTAGGTTTCACGAAGATTCACACGCTGATCGGTGGCTCGCTCGGTGGACAACAGGCGCTAGAGTGGGCTATTCAGCAGCCTACAATATTCGAAAACTTGGTGGTGCTTGCTACCAATGCACAGCATTCGCCGTGGGGCATTGCCTTCAACGAGTCGCAGCGCCTCGCCATTCAAGCCGACCAGACCTACTACTCAGCGACGCCGGAAGGCGGTCAGCGAGGTCTGAAAGCCGCTCGTGCCATGGCGCTCCTGAGCTACCGCAGTTACGAAGCGTATGGCACTACGCAAGCCGAAGTAGAGGGCGAAAAGCTCGACCATTTTCGGGCTAGCTCTTACCAGCAGTATCAAGGCGATAAACTCGTCGCCCGCTTCAACGCCTACACGTACGTGACGCTTTCCAGAGCCATGGACGCGCACAATGTAGGCCGCGGGCGTGGTGGTTTGGCTGCCGCTCTTCGGCATATTCAGGCCCGCACGCTCGTAATTGGTATCACCTCGGATGTGCTATTTCCGCCCGCGGAGCAACAGCTACTCGCTCGCCATATCCCGACGGCGCAGTACGTGGAAATGGAGTCGCACTTTGGGCACGATGGTTTTTTGATCGAAACTGTACAAATCACGCGCTTTCTGGAGCGCTTTTACGCGCGTAAGCTGGCGCATTCTTAA